In one Stenotrophomonas maltophilia genomic region, the following are encoded:
- a CDS encoding zinc-finger domain-containing protein codes for MSHTATAPANAEKRYTVHRSDLPLSCPTPEMALWNSHPRVYLAIEDEPNGEAQCPYCGSVFVLAD; via the coding sequence ATGAGCCATACCGCCACCGCGCCCGCCAACGCCGAGAAGCGCTACACCGTGCACCGCAGCGACCTGCCGCTGAGCTGCCCGACCCCGGAGATGGCGCTGTGGAACTCGCATCCGCGGGTCTACCTGGCGATCGAAGACGAACCCAACGGTGAAGCGCAGTGCCCGTACTGCGGTTCCGTGTTCGTACTGGCTGACTGA
- a CDS encoding GH92 family glycosyl hydrolase has translation MTLSDPRRALLPLALALACATPALPAVAQGLQTSFEAGEPAPAKAGGALQVQIGTGPAAPYAAKRNAGYSGLRALHYQADGGAARRDLFSTDLTIDADTTLSWLVLPEIVDKDTVASTYVSLDLRLDDGSRVSASSARDQHGIAVGARAQGDSKTLYPQQWARKAVRLGDVPALRGRRVVAIELEVASADGAPVSGWIDDVRLDAQPRQVPQRVSDWVLTTRGTQANGTFSRGNNFPATAVPHGFNFWTPVTDAGALNWLYRWNEQNDANNRPQLQALALSHQPSPWMGDRQTFQVMPSASRGVPEADRSKRALSFDRTHENARPYRYDVRFDNGIAASIAPTDHAAVFRFDFPAEGDANLLFDNVDARGGLTLDAATQTLSGYTDTRSGLSNGAGRMFVVARFDRPWRSSGRIDSGRPTGYIKFDAGSDRRVTMRIATSLISLEQARHNLALEISATDTLESVAGRAQDAWDARLARFDIGDATDDQKTTLYSSLYRLYLYPNSGHENVGSAAAPEWRYANQASASENNTDGSDSRTFSGVRDGRVFVNNGFWDTFRTTWPAYALFTPEDAGQLVQGFIEQYRAGGWIARWSSPGYADLMVGTSSDVAFADAWLKGVGGFDPAEAYAAALKNATVVPPDRHVGRKGMDRSTFRGYASADVHEGMSWTMEGALNDFGIANMAEALAKRATTAAQRERYSTEADYFRYRAAGYATLFDPAAGFFQGRKADGSWRVDAKDYDPRVWGHDYTESNGWTFAFTAAHDGEGLAALYGGRDRLAAKLDAFFATPETADAAFAGSYGGIIHEMTEARDVRMGMYAHSNQPAHHIPWMYLYAGQPWKTQQHVREILSRLYVGSEIGQGYPGDEDNGETSAWYVLASLGLYPLRMGAPEYVIGSPAFRHARVELQGGAVLTVNAPQNSAENVYVQSLKINGTPWTRTWVPHEVIAKGATLDFEMGPQPSRWGTGADDVPRSLTAPGQRPQMLHDLLGSGTRAALADGRAVPALLDDDATTAVPLGAGATLMLSAVGDGAPTMYTLTSGEGPIRGAGWTLEARNGDGRWTTLDQRRGEDFSAARQTRPFRIASPSRYAEYRLRVTAPGRLQLAEIELLSPSTVR, from the coding sequence ATGACCCTGTCCGATCCGCGCCGCGCCCTGCTTCCGCTCGCCCTGGCCCTGGCCTGCGCCACGCCCGCCCTGCCCGCAGTGGCACAGGGCCTGCAGACCTCGTTCGAGGCAGGTGAGCCCGCACCGGCCAAGGCCGGCGGCGCGCTGCAGGTGCAGATCGGCACCGGTCCGGCGGCGCCGTATGCGGCCAAGCGCAACGCGGGCTACAGCGGCCTGCGCGCGCTGCACTATCAGGCCGACGGTGGCGCGGCGCGGCGCGACCTGTTCAGCACGGACCTGACCATCGACGCCGACACCACCCTGTCCTGGCTGGTGCTGCCGGAGATCGTCGACAAGGACACGGTGGCCTCCACCTACGTCTCGCTGGACCTGCGCCTGGACGATGGCAGCCGCGTATCGGCCAGCTCCGCGCGTGATCAGCACGGCATCGCCGTGGGCGCGCGTGCGCAGGGCGATTCGAAAACGCTGTATCCGCAGCAGTGGGCGCGCAAGGCCGTACGCCTGGGCGATGTGCCTGCGCTGCGCGGCCGCCGGGTGGTCGCCATCGAGCTGGAAGTGGCCAGCGCCGACGGTGCGCCGGTGTCCGGCTGGATCGATGACGTGCGCCTGGATGCGCAGCCGCGGCAGGTGCCGCAGCGGGTCTCGGACTGGGTGCTGACCACCCGCGGTACGCAGGCCAACGGCACGTTCTCGCGCGGCAACAATTTCCCGGCCACGGCGGTGCCGCACGGCTTCAACTTCTGGACCCCGGTGACCGATGCCGGTGCACTGAACTGGCTGTACCGCTGGAACGAGCAGAACGATGCGAACAACCGCCCGCAGCTGCAGGCGCTCGCGCTGAGTCACCAGCCCAGTCCCTGGATGGGCGACCGCCAGACCTTCCAGGTGATGCCGTCGGCCAGCCGCGGTGTGCCCGAGGCCGACCGCAGCAAGCGGGCGCTGTCCTTCGACCGCACGCACGAGAACGCGCGCCCCTACCGCTACGACGTGCGCTTCGACAACGGCATCGCCGCCTCCATCGCGCCGACGGACCACGCCGCGGTCTTCCGCTTCGATTTCCCTGCGGAAGGTGATGCCAACCTGCTGTTCGACAATGTGGATGCGCGCGGCGGGCTGACCCTGGATGCGGCCACGCAGACACTGTCCGGCTACACCGACACGCGCAGCGGCCTGTCCAACGGTGCCGGCCGCATGTTCGTGGTGGCCCGCTTCGACCGGCCCTGGCGCAGCAGCGGACGCATCGACAGCGGCCGCCCGACCGGCTACATCAAGTTCGATGCCGGCAGCGATCGCCGCGTCACCATGCGCATTGCCACCTCGCTGATCTCGCTCGAACAGGCGCGGCACAACCTTGCTCTGGAGATTTCCGCCACGGATACGCTGGAAAGCGTGGCCGGCCGCGCCCAGGATGCCTGGGATGCGCGCCTGGCCCGCTTCGATATCGGCGATGCCACGGACGACCAGAAGACCACGCTGTACTCCAGCCTCTACCGGTTGTACCTGTATCCCAACTCCGGCCACGAAAACGTCGGCAGCGCTGCCGCCCCCGAGTGGCGTTACGCCAATCAGGCCAGCGCCAGCGAGAACAACACCGATGGCAGTGACAGTCGCACCTTCAGTGGCGTGCGCGATGGCCGGGTGTTCGTCAACAATGGCTTCTGGGATACGTTCCGCACGACGTGGCCGGCGTACGCACTGTTCACGCCGGAGGACGCCGGCCAGCTCGTGCAGGGTTTCATCGAGCAGTACCGCGCGGGCGGCTGGATCGCCCGCTGGTCATCGCCGGGCTACGCGGACCTGATGGTCGGCACCAGTTCCGACGTGGCCTTCGCCGACGCATGGCTGAAGGGCGTCGGCGGTTTCGATCCCGCCGAGGCCTATGCCGCGGCGCTGAAGAACGCCACCGTGGTACCGCCCGATCGCCATGTAGGGCGCAAGGGCATGGACCGCTCGACGTTCCGCGGCTATGCCAGTGCCGACGTGCATGAAGGCATGTCATGGACGATGGAAGGCGCGCTGAACGACTTCGGCATCGCCAACATGGCCGAGGCACTGGCCAAGCGCGCGACCACCGCCGCGCAGCGCGAGCGCTACAGCACCGAAGCCGACTACTTCCGCTACCGCGCTGCCGGCTACGCGACCCTGTTCGACCCTGCCGCCGGCTTCTTCCAGGGCCGCAAGGCCGACGGCAGCTGGCGCGTGGACGCCAAGGACTACGATCCGCGCGTGTGGGGCCACGACTACACCGAATCCAACGGCTGGACGTTCGCCTTCACCGCCGCGCACGATGGCGAGGGCCTGGCCGCGCTGTACGGTGGCCGCGACAGGCTGGCCGCCAAGCTCGATGCCTTCTTTGCCACGCCGGAGACCGCCGATGCAGCGTTTGCAGGCTCCTACGGCGGCATCATCCATGAGATGACCGAAGCGCGCGACGTGCGCATGGGCATGTACGCGCACAGCAACCAGCCGGCGCACCATATCCCGTGGATGTATCTGTACGCCGGGCAGCCCTGGAAGACCCAGCAGCACGTGCGCGAGATCCTGTCGCGGCTGTACGTGGGCAGCGAGATCGGCCAAGGCTATCCGGGCGATGAGGACAATGGCGAGACCTCCGCATGGTACGTGCTGGCTTCGCTGGGCCTGTATCCACTGCGGATGGGCGCGCCGGAATACGTGATCGGCTCCCCGGCATTCAGGCACGCCCGGGTGGAACTGCAGGGTGGCGCGGTGCTGACCGTCAACGCGCCGCAGAACTCCGCGGAGAATGTCTACGTCCAGTCGCTGAAGATCAACGGCACGCCATGGACCCGGACCTGGGTACCGCACGAGGTGATCGCCAAGGGCGCGACGCTGGACTTCGAGATGGGCCCGCAGCCTTCGCGCTGGGGCACAGGCGCCGACGACGTGCCCCGTTCGCTGACCGCACCGGGCCAGCGACCGCAGATGCTGCACGATCTGCTGGGCAGCGGCACGCGCGCTGCGCTGGCCGATGGCCGCGCCGTGCCCGCGCTGTTGGACGACGATGCGACCACGGCCGTTCCGCTGGGCGCGGGTGCCACCCTCATGCTGAGCGCCGTGGGTGATGGCGCGCCGACGATGTATACGCTGACCAGCGGCGAAGGGCCGATCCGGGGGGCCGGATGGACGCTGGAAGCCCGTAACGGCGATGGCCGCTGGACCACGCTGGACCAGCGGCGTGGCGAAGACTTCAGTGCTGCGCGGCAGACCCGTCCGTTCCGCATCGCCTCGCCCTCACGCTATGCCGAGTACCGCCTGCGCGTAACTGCGCCGGGACGCCTGCAGCTGGCTGAGATCGAACTGCTGTCCCCCTCCACTGTACGGTGA
- a CDS encoding basic secretory family protein produces MRIRLLPLALAAFTLPGIALAQPSQSRAFDGQFTREGITLHYQDATGALAAPARQRIVDTFYSAYLRERADFHPAAPAEVHIVIDPAYDGVAYVGEKDKASTITINPGWLVKHPDDIDLVTHEAMHIVQGYPSYGDTRVPGWLVEGIADYARDRYGTDNAAAGWALPEKVGKGQSVESGYRVTGAFLKWAEAGHPGLVLALDKALRNGQYTLALWQQHTGKGLPALWAEYATPRSDAPPPAPARGGKR; encoded by the coding sequence ATGCGCATTCGCCTGCTGCCCCTTGCACTTGCTGCATTCACCCTGCCCGGCATTGCGCTGGCCCAGCCGTCGCAGAGCCGGGCCTTCGATGGCCAGTTCACCCGCGAAGGCATCACGTTGCACTACCAGGATGCGACCGGTGCGCTGGCCGCACCGGCACGCCAGCGCATCGTCGATACGTTCTATTCCGCCTACCTGCGCGAACGGGCGGACTTCCACCCGGCGGCACCGGCCGAGGTGCACATCGTGATCGATCCGGCCTACGACGGCGTCGCCTACGTGGGCGAGAAGGACAAGGCGAGCACCATCACCATCAACCCGGGCTGGCTGGTGAAGCACCCCGATGACATCGACCTGGTGACCCACGAGGCGATGCACATCGTGCAGGGCTACCCGAGCTACGGCGACACGCGGGTGCCGGGCTGGCTGGTGGAAGGCATCGCCGACTACGCCCGCGACCGCTACGGCACGGACAATGCCGCAGCGGGCTGGGCGCTGCCGGAAAAAGTGGGCAAGGGCCAGAGCGTGGAAAGCGGCTACCGGGTAACCGGGGCCTTCCTGAAATGGGCCGAAGCTGGACACCCCGGCTTGGTACTGGCGCTGGACAAGGCCCTGCGCAACGGCCAGTACACCCTGGCGCTGTGGCAGCAGCACACCGGCAAGGGCCTGCCGGCGCTATGGGCCGAGTACGCCACGCCGCGTTCGGATGCCCCGCCGCCGGCACCGGCACGAGGCGGCAAGCGCTGA
- a CDS encoding TonB-dependent receptor plug domain-containing protein, with the protein MKPRLLSLLMSSLLLSPLAVQAQSSNAGEGADPPRTRDLDAVTVTGSLIPRAQVEGPSPVTTITAEQIQAQGFTTVFDALRSLPVSNGSVQDSQGTGFYTPGAKTISLFGLDPSYTLTLINGRPINSYPLAYNGNTSIADIANIPLGMVERIDVLTGGQSSVYGSSAVAGVVNIVLKDRVEGTHLRYRVGGYSQGGGSSQRFSASSGQTFGNLDISYGLEYINQKAIYAFDRSRIDSVNDNPTGPQDPSRSFLRMRQGPNAYIDPGAATCAPLSNLFGGSTVYAHRDISGGGYYCGTPDNVGTASLYNASQDVNATTFLRYHLSPDTELYSDILFGFSRPTYSGGSPFWNKTFYNRTSGQYEQWQRIYAPEEVGLDAKDQRVYTRSLNVTAGVRGVLGSFDYDVYVNRSSTDVTRKSTDFLARNGVDDYYLGPMLGMQDGYEVYAPDLSRLYQPITRDQYDSFSGLNRAASSASRTAVTALLTHRSLFTLPAGDVGFALIAQGQREKFFNQSADPDAGVLFRGQTAGTSAQGQRDLYALGAELQVPIIDTFSANLSGRYDKYALQGGGGNGKATWKLGLEYRPIESLLLRGSYATAFRSPDMFYLFSRESSGYTTNTDLYQCRQAGYTSDNFDDCEQSGLAVLSSSTGNRDLKDITARTFTYGAVWSTLDNALTLSVDYNSVVIENEVRILGTDSILDTEANCRLGVSENGQTRFDITSPTCQQVLGQVQRKPATDPLNPNGVDKVFSYPINIASQRQTGVQAALDYRWGTSSVGDFTVNAGYYRPLKHTTQDKEGDPVYDQLCCGNSNELQYRATLGVNWKRGPFSASAFGVRNAPTWDSRGEQRNIGPWTTWNATVGYRINDLASLLLTVNNLTDEMPPIDRSNGNWPYYDQGIYNAYGRSAFLELSLDFQ; encoded by the coding sequence ATGAAACCCAGGTTGCTGTCGTTGTTGATGTCTTCGCTGCTGCTGTCGCCGCTGGCCGTGCAGGCCCAGTCCTCCAACGCAGGGGAGGGCGCCGATCCGCCGCGTACGCGCGACCTGGATGCGGTCACGGTGACCGGGTCGCTCATTCCGCGCGCGCAGGTGGAGGGCCCCTCACCGGTGACGACCATCACCGCCGAGCAGATCCAGGCGCAGGGTTTCACCACGGTGTTCGATGCGCTGCGCTCGCTGCCGGTCTCCAATGGGTCGGTGCAGGATTCCCAGGGAACCGGCTTCTACACTCCGGGCGCCAAGACCATCAGCCTGTTCGGTCTGGACCCCAGCTACACCCTTACCCTCATCAACGGGCGGCCGATCAACAGCTATCCGCTGGCCTACAACGGCAACACCAGCATCGCCGACATTGCCAACATCCCGCTGGGCATGGTCGAACGCATCGATGTGCTCACCGGTGGCCAGTCCTCGGTGTATGGCTCGTCGGCCGTGGCCGGCGTAGTCAACATCGTGCTGAAAGACCGCGTGGAAGGCACCCATCTGCGCTACCGCGTCGGTGGTTACAGCCAGGGCGGCGGTTCCAGCCAGCGCTTCAGCGCCAGCAGTGGGCAGACCTTCGGCAACCTCGATATCAGCTACGGGCTGGAATACATCAACCAGAAGGCGATCTACGCCTTCGACCGCAGCCGCATCGACAGCGTCAACGACAACCCGACCGGGCCGCAGGATCCATCGCGCAGCTTCCTGCGCATGCGCCAGGGGCCCAACGCCTACATCGACCCGGGCGCGGCCACCTGCGCGCCGCTGTCGAATCTGTTCGGTGGCAGCACCGTGTACGCGCACCGCGACATTTCCGGCGGCGGCTACTACTGCGGCACCCCCGACAACGTCGGCACCGCGTCGCTGTACAACGCCAGCCAGGACGTCAACGCGACCACCTTCCTGCGCTATCACCTCAGCCCGGATACCGAGTTGTACTCGGACATCCTGTTCGGCTTCAGCCGGCCGACCTACAGCGGTGGCAGCCCGTTCTGGAACAAGACCTTCTACAACCGCACCAGCGGCCAGTACGAGCAGTGGCAGCGCATCTACGCGCCCGAGGAAGTCGGCCTGGATGCCAAGGACCAGCGCGTCTACACGCGATCGCTGAACGTCACCGCCGGCGTGCGTGGCGTGCTGGGCAGCTTCGACTACGACGTCTACGTCAACCGTTCCAGCACCGATGTCACCCGCAAATCCACCGACTTCCTCGCCCGGAACGGCGTGGACGATTACTACCTGGGGCCGATGCTGGGCATGCAGGATGGCTACGAGGTCTACGCCCCGGACCTGTCGCGCCTGTACCAGCCGATCACCCGTGACCAGTACGACAGCTTCAGCGGCCTCAACCGTGCTGCATCCAGCGCGTCGCGCACGGCAGTGACGGCACTGCTGACCCATCGTTCGCTGTTCACCCTGCCGGCCGGCGACGTCGGTTTCGCGCTGATCGCCCAGGGCCAGCGCGAGAAATTCTTCAACCAGTCGGCCGATCCCGATGCCGGTGTGCTGTTCCGCGGGCAGACCGCCGGCACCTCGGCGCAGGGCCAGCGGGATCTGTACGCGCTGGGTGCGGAACTGCAGGTGCCGATCATCGATACCTTCAGCGCCAACCTGTCCGGCCGCTACGACAAGTACGCCCTGCAGGGCGGTGGCGGCAACGGCAAGGCGACCTGGAAGCTTGGCCTGGAGTACCGGCCGATCGAATCGCTGCTGCTGCGTGGCAGCTACGCCACTGCGTTCCGTTCGCCGGACATGTTCTACCTGTTTTCCCGCGAGAGCAGCGGCTATACCACCAACACCGACCTCTACCAGTGCCGGCAGGCCGGATACACCTCCGACAACTTCGATGACTGCGAGCAGTCCGGGTTGGCGGTGCTGTCTTCCAGTACCGGCAACCGCGATCTGAAGGACATCACTGCACGCACGTTCACCTATGGTGCGGTGTGGTCGACACTGGACAACGCGCTGACGTTGTCGGTGGACTACAACTCGGTGGTGATCGAGAACGAAGTACGCATCCTCGGTACCGACAGCATCCTCGACACCGAGGCCAACTGCCGGCTGGGCGTATCGGAGAACGGGCAGACCCGCTTCGATATCACCTCGCCCACCTGCCAGCAGGTCCTGGGCCAGGTGCAGCGCAAGCCGGCCACCGATCCGCTCAACCCCAACGGTGTGGACAAGGTGTTCTCCTACCCGATCAACATCGCCAGCCAACGCCAGACCGGTGTGCAGGCAGCGCTGGACTATCGCTGGGGTACGTCGTCGGTGGGAGATTTCACGGTCAATGCGGGCTACTACCGCCCGCTCAAGCACACCACCCAGGACAAGGAAGGCGATCCGGTCTACGACCAGTTGTGCTGCGGCAATTCCAATGAACTGCAGTACCGGGCCACGCTGGGCGTGAACTGGAAGCGCGGGCCGTTCAGCGCCAGTGCGTTCGGCGTGCGCAACGCGCCCACCTGGGACAGCCGTGGCGAGCAGCGCAACATCGGCCCGTGGACCACCTGGAACGCCACGGTCGGCTACCGCATCAATGACCTGGCCAGCCTGCTGCTGACGGTCAACAACCTGACCGACGAGATGCCGCCGATCGACCGCAGCAACGGCAACTGGCCGTACTACGACCAGGGCATCTACAACGCCTATGGCCGCTCGGCCTTCCTGGAGCTGTCGCTGGACTTCCAGTAG
- a CDS encoding glycosyltransferase, translated as MRRLTVVQLLPALHSGGVERSTLEIASALVAAGHRALVVSAGGRLVEPLLASGAEHLTLDIGRKSLLTPRHLPTLRRLFAEVGADIVHARSRLPAWLGLYAIRAMPQAQRPHWVTTVHGLNSPSRYSAVMTSGERVICVSNSVREYVQRHYPTVPEDHLRVIPRGVDVSQFPRVARGDRRPRLSLVADYPWLAGVDGPLLLLPGRGTRLKGHAHALQLLADVRAAGVPAQLWMLGTDEPGREAYVADLRRQAATLGIADAVHISTPTARIAQAYAASDLVLQLSDKPEAFGRTVVEALSVGRPVLGWNHGGVGELLQQLQPTGAVPLGDAQALGERALALLAQPPSLPGRIPFTLQAMQRDTLRLYADLAG; from the coding sequence ATGCGTCGACTGACCGTGGTGCAGTTGCTGCCGGCGCTGCACTCCGGCGGCGTCGAGCGCTCGACCCTGGAAATCGCGTCGGCACTGGTGGCAGCCGGCCATCGCGCGCTGGTGGTGTCTGCCGGTGGCCGCCTCGTTGAACCGCTGCTGGCCAGCGGTGCCGAGCATCTCACCCTCGATATCGGCCGCAAGTCGCTGCTGACCCCGCGTCATCTGCCGACCCTGCGTCGCCTGTTCGCCGAGGTCGGCGCCGATATCGTGCACGCCCGCTCGCGCCTGCCCGCGTGGCTGGGGCTGTATGCGATCCGGGCGATGCCGCAGGCGCAGCGGCCGCACTGGGTAACCACCGTGCACGGGCTGAACTCGCCCAGCCGCTACAGCGCGGTGATGACCAGCGGCGAGCGCGTGATCTGTGTCTCCAACAGCGTGCGCGAATACGTGCAGCGCCACTATCCGACCGTGCCGGAGGACCACCTGCGGGTGATCCCGCGTGGTGTTGATGTCAGTCAGTTCCCGCGGGTGGCGCGCGGTGATCGCCGGCCGCGCCTGTCGCTGGTGGCGGACTACCCGTGGCTGGCCGGGGTGGACGGGCCGCTGCTGCTGCTGCCGGGCCGTGGCACGCGCCTGAAGGGGCACGCGCACGCGCTGCAGCTGCTGGCCGACGTCCGCGCTGCCGGCGTGCCGGCGCAGCTGTGGATGCTGGGCACCGACGAGCCGGGGCGCGAAGCCTATGTGGCCGACCTGCGCCGCCAGGCCGCCACGCTCGGCATCGCAGACGCGGTCCACATCAGCACGCCGACCGCCCGCATTGCCCAGGCCTATGCCGCCAGCGATCTGGTGCTGCAGCTGTCCGACAAGCCCGAAGCCTTCGGCCGTACCGTGGTGGAAGCACTGTCGGTGGGCCGACCGGTGCTCGGCTGGAACCACGGTGGGGTGGGCGAACTGCTGCAGCAGCTCCAGCCCACCGGTGCGGTGCCGCTGGGAGATGCGCAGGCACTGGGTGAACGTGCGCTGGCCCTTCTGGCGCAGCCGCCATCGTTGCCTGGCCGTATCCCGTTTACCCTGCAGGCCATGCAGCGCGATACCCTCCGTCTCTATGCCGACCTCGCAGGCTGA
- a CDS encoding O-antigen ligase family protein, with translation MPTSQADTAAVLRDERAGRWAPWWVLAYVALWPLPGIAETVLGLGAIYAAVRMVIRRLQRRPHLLSPAAWALTSILFLGYWLPQAFSAFDAIDPSASWTKAAAGLRYLPFMWLVAIAVATPERRRLTLGGLAVITGAWTLDALAQAVAGTSPWFWSLEQLKLAISGRALCPADEAALADRLSGVLGPCNLKFGQVLASLSPFLLLPLARRFGAAGWLLAAAALGSVLLLAGSRASWITFALVLAYSGMRQFGWKRLALLAMVGVLGAGVLVASVPQLRERVLRTTMAWEGDETGVDQALSGRARIWSAAACMIEAHPINGVGARGFRDAYPACVAGEGTAVWGAEPALHAHQIVLEIVAETGVLGLLLWLAAVAQAWRAWRFAPTAARERARPAMLALAVTVFPLNTHLAFYSAFWGGLTVLLAALFAGSLLARDADDSPRAMETGR, from the coding sequence ATGCCGACCTCGCAGGCTGACACCGCAGCCGTCCTGCGCGATGAACGCGCCGGGCGCTGGGCGCCCTGGTGGGTGCTTGCCTACGTGGCGTTGTGGCCGCTGCCAGGCATCGCCGAGACCGTCCTGGGCCTGGGCGCGATCTATGCCGCAGTGCGCATGGTCATCCGCCGCCTGCAGCGCCGGCCGCATCTGCTGAGCCCGGCGGCCTGGGCGCTGACCTCGATCCTGTTCCTCGGCTACTGGTTGCCGCAGGCATTTTCCGCATTCGATGCGATCGACCCGTCGGCCTCGTGGACCAAGGCGGCAGCAGGCCTGCGCTACCTGCCCTTCATGTGGCTGGTAGCGATCGCAGTGGCCACGCCGGAGCGGCGCAGACTCACCCTGGGTGGACTGGCGGTGATCACCGGCGCCTGGACGCTGGATGCGCTGGCACAGGCGGTGGCCGGCACCAGCCCATGGTTCTGGTCGCTGGAGCAGCTCAAACTGGCAATCAGCGGGCGTGCGCTGTGCCCGGCCGATGAAGCGGCGTTGGCCGACCGGCTCAGTGGCGTGCTGGGCCCGTGCAACCTGAAATTCGGCCAGGTGCTGGCCAGCCTGTCGCCGTTCCTGCTGCTGCCGCTGGCGCGCCGCTTCGGTGCTGCCGGCTGGCTGCTGGCCGCTGCGGCCCTCGGCAGTGTGTTGCTGCTGGCCGGCTCACGCGCCTCGTGGATCACCTTCGCGCTCGTGCTGGCCTACAGCGGCATGCGCCAGTTCGGCTGGAAGCGGCTGGCGCTGTTGGCGATGGTCGGGGTCCTGGGGGCCGGGGTCCTGGTTGCCAGCGTGCCGCAGCTGCGCGAGCGCGTGCTGCGCACGACGATGGCCTGGGAGGGGGACGAGACGGGCGTCGACCAGGCGTTGTCCGGGCGTGCGCGGATCTGGAGCGCAGCGGCCTGCATGATCGAAGCACATCCGATCAACGGTGTCGGCGCGCGTGGCTTCCGCGACGCGTATCCCGCCTGCGTCGCAGGGGAGGGAACCGCGGTGTGGGGCGCGGAACCGGCCCTGCACGCGCACCAGATCGTGCTGGAGATCGTGGCCGAGACCGGCGTGCTGGGCCTGCTGTTGTGGCTGGCCGCCGTGGCACAGGCCTGGCGGGCGTGGCGCTTCGCACCGACCGCGGCCCGCGAGCGGGCGCGGCCGGCGATGTTGGCGCTGGCAGTCACCGTGTTCCCGCTCAACACCCACCTGGCGTTCTACTCTGCGTTCTGGGGTGGGCTGACCGTGCTGCTGGCGGCGCTGTTCGCCGGCAGCCTGCTGGCGCGTGACGCGGATGACTCACCACGCGCGATGGAAACGGGCAGGTAA